The Marinicella rhabdoformis sequence CATCTCATTCCTGTTGCTAAACCCTAAAAACACACCTCTTGTCACACCCCCAGAAAAGGCAAATACTGCACAAATCAATACGGAGCAACCTTCTCATGTTTGAACTATATATCAATGAAATAAAGCGGCTGAAAATGTGGGCTTTTATACCTTGCTTGGCGTTTTTACTGCTTAACACTGCGTCAATTTATTTTGGTGAATATGCAGACTCAGGCTTGATGATTGGCAATGTTCACTCAGTAATTTTTGCTGTGGTTACTTTATTGTTAGGCTTGGTACAATTCCACCCATATAAAAACAGCAGTGCCTGGCTGTATTTAATCAATCGACCTGTATCAAACACCAGCTTGTGTCTGACTTTAGTTTCAGCAGCTGCCACCATCATTTTTTTCCAATTTGTCTTCACTGACATAATGATCACTTTAGTCATGGATAATGTCAGTGACTTTCTCATTGAAAGTCGACACTATCGACAAGCAGTTTATATTTTCTTCGTTTCATTGGGCTTTTACTTGAGTGGCGTTTATATCCGTTTGTGCCACAGCAAAGGTGCATTCTTAGTGATTATTTTTCCAGTATTTGTGATTGCATCATTGTTACTTGGAGGCCCATCAATTGGACTTAGTTTTTTCTCAGCTGCGTGGCTGTTGTTGTTGGTCATCAGTGTCTTTAAAGCCAACATCAATAACAATCAAACCCATTTGTGGGGGAAGGTTTTAGCCGTAATTCCTTATCAATTGGCGATGTTTCTTATCGTTGGTATGCTTATCACCTTCAGCATACAAATGAAGAACATGCTGATTAATGGGGCTGGCGTTGATATTCCATGGAATGAATACTTTCCAAATGATACTTATTCACATGTGGTTTATTTAGAAGGAAATGAACAGTTAGGGTTGACTTTAGAAGAAGCCAACAAGACCATTAAAGCACGTTACCAGTCACAACTATTGAACGTAGAAACCACCCCTATTACCCGGAATGTAAACGCATCACCTTCAGTAAACTTGTTACCCTATCAACAAAGAATCAACAACCTATCTATTTTAGACAACGCGAATAACAAGCTATGGACATTTAGTTTTGATCAAATGTTGTTTTTAAATACAGACAGTTCAAAAAACAAAGAAACAAGACTCGGCATACAATCCGAAGATGGTGAAACAACTGCTTTTGACCAAATTCCGACAGCAATAAACCGTGCTGGTTACCAACAGGTCATTACCGAGCAACAGCTTCATTTTTATGACCCGGATTTAGAGTCGCTAACCCTACGCATGACCGTACCCAGTGATGAAACCATTCTGTCAACTTTGAATAAAACAGGTACATTGATGGCGTTAATTACAACCAAGAACCTGTATTTCTTCAACGCCAACCAAGTGAAAAATACGGCGGGCATGTTGACACCAACTACAGTCATTGCTTTGCCTGGTGCACATGAAAATATAGGCCAAATTGAAGTGGCTGAAATGATGGACAGCACCTTAGTGAGCTTTTTGTTTGGAAAAAACAGCAGCACCGGTTTATTCCCAGCTGAACAAATTGCGATTGAGGTTGATTCAAGCAGCAATCATGTCTCGATTTTAGCAACGAGGCCTTTAAAGCACGGATTCAGCGAGCTTTACCACCATTTGGGCTGGATGATTTCCCCATTAACTAACTGGGTGTATCAATATCAAATGGTTCCCCTGATTAAGGCTAAAAGCATCAAACCTGAAAGCCTTACTGGTCAGCTTAAATTATCATCACAATTTAAATTGATCATCGCATTGTTAACATTAACGGCTGTTTTTCTGGTCATTTGGATTTCTGGAAAAAGATCCAAAACAGCAACTGAGCGCTGGGCATGGATCGGACTCACCTGCTTTACAGGGATTATTGGCTTGTTCACTTTCCTGTTATTAAGCGACAGCAATCAAGCGTTAGTTCAGTCTCACAACGAGGACAAATCATGATTTTAATCTATTCAAATCAACTGTTGGCATTAAGTTTATTGCTATTCAGCACCTTGCTTTTTGGTCAACAACCTTCTAAAGAAACCAACTTGTCTGATGCAATCAAAATACATCAGTCTGCAAAAATACCTGAGCCATTCAGTATCCAACATGCCACTACTAAGGTAAAAATCAAGCACATTCAATTGTCTCCTAATGGAGAAAACTTATACTTCATAACACGAAAAGACAATGGCGTGGTTTTGCACATTTATAACATTGAATCTGAAAAATCGAAAACACTGTTCCATTCGAACGTTCTTAATCGTGCCCATTGGTCAACCGACGGCAAGATATTGTTTTTACAAAGTACTGACTATTTGGCATACATTGATCCTTTTGCTGAAAATGCCAAAGCCCACATTTTTCATCGTTTTAACCACGAAAATGAAGAACAATTCTATGGCGTCGATCGCAGTCAATCACAGCAGGTGTTGATTAACAGGAAGATGAACACCCAACATGACGGCAAACCTTATCAGCTCCTGCGCATCAATACCTTAGGTGATCAACAGTTGATTTTTTCCGATAAATCAAAAATTTATGATTACCTTTTTGATGCATCAGGACAATTGGCTTTTATTCGCCAACCAGGTAAAGAGCAACACAATATTTTTCAAATCACTGGCAAAGAGAAGAAACTGGTTTTCAATTGCCAAACCATCGATAAATGCCAATTAATACAGTTTAAACAATCGACAAAAGAGTTGAGCATTTTAGGGCTTGCTGACTTCAATTTCAGGAGCTTATTCAGCTTCAACTTAAACACAAAAGCAATTGAATTGATTCACCAAGATCCCGAACAAATTGCAGATTTGATATCGATTAATACAGACCCATCAACTGGTGAAGTCACTCAACTGGATTACCTTTCTGATCGAATGCGTCATTATTCGTTAAATGAGGATTTGAATGCCGACTATCAGTGGCTTGAATCTCAATTACCAGGAAACTTGTACATCAGTTCAAGGAAAACTGGTGAAAATTGGCTGGTCATGCAGACCAATGCCCAATTACATCACCACAAATACTATATATACAACTTCAAGGAAAAACAGCTAAAGCCCATATTAGATAATCATCGCCTTTCAGGCAATCCAATTTCACCTGCACAGTTAGCCGCGAATATACCTGTCAGTTATACAGCTTCAGACGGCATGTTATTACATGGATATGTGATGTTACCCG is a genomic window containing:
- a CDS encoding alpha/beta hydrolase family protein, with the translated sequence MILIYSNQLLALSLLLFSTLLFGQQPSKETNLSDAIKIHQSAKIPEPFSIQHATTKVKIKHIQLSPNGENLYFITRKDNGVVLHIYNIESEKSKTLFHSNVLNRAHWSTDGKILFLQSTDYLAYIDPFAENAKAHIFHRFNHENEEQFYGVDRSQSQQVLINRKMNTQHDGKPYQLLRINTLGDQQLIFSDKSKIYDYLFDASGQLAFIRQPGKEQHNIFQITGKEKKLVFNCQTIDKCQLIQFKQSTKELSILGLADFNFRSLFSFNLNTKAIELIHQDPEQIADLISINTDPSTGEVTQLDYLSDRMRHYSLNEDLNADYQWLESQLPGNLYISSRKTGENWLVMQTNAQLHHHKYYIYNFKEKQLKPILDNHRLSGNPISPAQLAANIPVSYTASDGMLLHGYVMLPAGRKLSEVPLVASIHGGPFNRVKGGYSPVQYLVNQGYAVFQPNFRASTGYGLQYLLAGKEKFSTRVQQDIVDGFEYLLAQGVGDREKLGVFGHSFGGYSVLSLMSSYPDLFKAGIATAPGTDLLELLQTLDKKGINEYDGVPLRFALPVLFADMENPVVVEQMRKTSPRNNGNKITKPLLIWGGGKDERIPITHLREFALKLRQSGQTIEFIEDKYTGHNPSPNDSITPKSMLFLVAAFLNKHIKNVETESDTDISTYIKKHRVY